From a region of the Mauremys mutica isolate MM-2020 ecotype Southern chromosome 12, ASM2049712v1, whole genome shotgun sequence genome:
- the LOC123347011 gene encoding CMRF35-like molecule 1: MRIFPILGWMLFPGCWAVTGPGPVCAPPGGSVAVQCRYRAGYEHYQKFWCRAGSLFCSDGRHIVETNGSEAEVTRGRVSIRDNRTQRAFTVTVENLTPADAGTYHCGVGRPGLLDLRATVELTISPGKSRRGSYRYRGGRGPQPGRPASGALDTQSLWAPRGCSAGHMCAGGHRGAALESPV, from the exons ATGAGGATTTTCCCCATTCTGGGTTGGATGCTTTTCCCAG GCTGCTGGGCGGTGACGGGCCCCGGGCCAGTGTGCGCCCCCCCGGGCGGGTCGGTGGCTGTGCAGTGCCGGTACCGGGCGGGCTATGAGCATTATCAGAAGTTCTGGTGTCGGGCAGGAAGTTTGTTCTGTTCCGACGGGCGTCACATCGTCGAGACCAACGGGTCAGAGGCAGAGGTGACACGGGGCAGAGTCTCCATCCGAGACAATCGCACCCAGCGCGCGTTCACCGTGACCGTGGAGAACCTGACACCGGCAGACGCCGGCACGTACCATTGCGGGGTGGGGAGACCTGGGCTCCTTGATCTCAGGGCCACTGTGGAACTCACCATCTCCCCAGGTAAATCCCGGCGCGGATCTTACAGGtaccgcggggggcggggcccgcaGCCAGGCAGGCCGGCGTCCGGCGCTCTGGACACGCAAAGCCTCTGGGCTCCGCGGGGCTGCAGCGCTGGGCACATGTGTGCGGGGGGGCACCGGGGTGCTGCCCTGGAGAGTCCGGTTTAG
- the LOC123345352 gene encoding CMRF35-like molecule 5 isoform X2 encodes MRIFPILGWMLFPGCWAVTGPGAVRGPAGGSVAVRCRYRAGYEHYQKFWCRAGGWFCSNGVIVETDGSEAKVTRGRVSIRDNRTQRAFTVTVENLTPADAGTYHCGVDRTGPSDLRATVTLIISPATSSPPPRERSSSATSSATVQPASSSTSNSTSICTTAEEGKSSFSTNQDTTDGAPQSNILLHILLPCVLLLLILFLLAAVMLVRVSKRRKKELSGPSVQRDKKINLSNLAVGNNAAGGSPEYALIDSPGATDQTGFYSNVEIFPNSVNPDCNYVEIQPHCQGSEEVSYATVTISTPDQQPIYANVEQRPKTTHPAKPPEETLYSPVKLPPKH; translated from the exons atGAGGATTTTCCCCATTCTGGGTTGGATGCTTTTCCCAG GCTGCTGGGCGGTGACGGGCCCCGGGGCAGTGCGCGGCCCCGCGGGCGGGTCGGTGGCGGTGCGGTGCCGGTACCGGGCGGGCTATGAGCATTATCAGAAGTTCTGGTGTCGGGCAGGAGGTTGGTTCTGTTCCAACGGTGTCATAGTTGAGACCGACGGGTCGGAGGCGAAGGTGACGCGGGGCAGAGTCTCCATCCGAGACAATCGCACCCAGCGCGCGTTCACCGTGACCGTGGAGAACCTGACACCGGCAGACGCCGGCACGTACCACTGCGGGGTAGACAGGACTGGACCTTCTGATCTCAGGGCCACTGTGACACTCATCATCTCCCCAG CTACTTCTTCTCCACCCCCAAGAGAAAGGTCATCATCAGCGA CATCATCAGCGACAGTGCAACCAGCTTCTTCTTCCACGTCAAACTCTACTTCCATCTGCACAACTGCTGAGGAAGGGAAATCCAGCTTCTCCACTAACCAGGATACCACtgatgg GGCCCCACAGTCAAACATCCTTCTCCACATCCTGCTACCATGTGTCCTGCTTCTTCTCATTTTGTTTCTGCTCGCTGCTGTGATGTTGGTGAGAGTGTCCAAGAGGAGGAAAAAAG AGCTTTCAGGACCATCTGTGCAGAGGGACAAGAAAATCAACCTGTCAAATTTG GCCGTTGGGAACAATGCAGCAGGCGGCAGCCCAGAGTATGCGCTTATAGATTCTCCTGGAGCCACTGACCAAACAGGATTTTACAGCAATGTTGAGATCTTTCCTAACTCAGTGAACCCGGACTGCAATTATGTGGAAATCCAGCCCCACTGTCAG GGGTCAGAAGAGGTTTCTTATGCCACTGTGACGATTTCCACCCCCGACCAGCAGCCCATCTATGCCAACGTGGAGCAGCGCCCCAAGACAACACACCCAGCCAAGCCCCCTGAGGAAACCCTGTACAGCCCTGTGAAGCTGCCCCCCAAACACTAA
- the LOC123345352 gene encoding CMRF35-like molecule 5 isoform X1 translates to MRIFPILGWMLFPGCWAVTGPGAVRGPAGGSVAVRCRYRAGYEHYQKFWCRAGGWFCSNGVIVETDGSEAKVTRGRVSIRDNRTQRAFTVTVENLTPADAGTYHCGVDRTGPSDLRATVTLIISPATSSPPPRERSSSATSSVTANSSPNSTKRSSSATVQPASSSTSNSTSICTTAEEGKSSFSTNQDTTDGAPQSNILLHILLPCVLLLLILFLLAAVMLVRVSKRRKKELSGPSVQRDKKINLSNLAVGNNAAGGSPEYALIDSPGATDQTGFYSNVEIFPNSVNPDCNYVEIQPHCQGSEEVSYATVTISTPDQQPIYANVEQRPKTTHPAKPPEETLYSPVKLPPKH, encoded by the exons atGAGGATTTTCCCCATTCTGGGTTGGATGCTTTTCCCAG GCTGCTGGGCGGTGACGGGCCCCGGGGCAGTGCGCGGCCCCGCGGGCGGGTCGGTGGCGGTGCGGTGCCGGTACCGGGCGGGCTATGAGCATTATCAGAAGTTCTGGTGTCGGGCAGGAGGTTGGTTCTGTTCCAACGGTGTCATAGTTGAGACCGACGGGTCGGAGGCGAAGGTGACGCGGGGCAGAGTCTCCATCCGAGACAATCGCACCCAGCGCGCGTTCACCGTGACCGTGGAGAACCTGACACCGGCAGACGCCGGCACGTACCACTGCGGGGTAGACAGGACTGGACCTTCTGATCTCAGGGCCACTGTGACACTCATCATCTCCCCAG CTACTTCTTCTCCACCCCCAAGAGAAAGGTCATCATCAGCGACGTCATCAGTGACAGCTAATTCTTCCCCTAATTCAACAAAAAGGTCATCATCAGCGACAGTGCAACCAGCTTCTTCTTCCACGTCAAACTCTACTTCCATCTGCACAACTGCTGAGGAAGGGAAATCCAGCTTCTCCACTAACCAGGATACCACtgatgg GGCCCCACAGTCAAACATCCTTCTCCACATCCTGCTACCATGTGTCCTGCTTCTTCTCATTTTGTTTCTGCTCGCTGCTGTGATGTTGGTGAGAGTGTCCAAGAGGAGGAAAAAAG AGCTTTCAGGACCATCTGTGCAGAGGGACAAGAAAATCAACCTGTCAAATTTG GCCGTTGGGAACAATGCAGCAGGCGGCAGCCCAGAGTATGCGCTTATAGATTCTCCTGGAGCCACTGACCAAACAGGATTTTACAGCAATGTTGAGATCTTTCCTAACTCAGTGAACCCGGACTGCAATTATGTGGAAATCCAGCCCCACTGTCAG GGGTCAGAAGAGGTTTCTTATGCCACTGTGACGATTTCCACCCCCGACCAGCAGCCCATCTATGCCAACGTGGAGCAGCGCCCCAAGACAACACACCCAGCCAAGCCCCCTGAGGAAACCCTGTACAGCCCTGTGAAGCTGCCCCCCAAACACTAA